The Acomys russatus chromosome 1, mAcoRus1.1, whole genome shotgun sequence genome has a window encoding:
- the Hspe1 gene encoding 10 kDa heat shock protein, mitochondrial — translation MAGQAFRKFLPLFDRVPVERSAAETVTKGGIMLPEKSQGKVLQATVVAVGSGAKGKGGEIQPVSVKVGDKVLLPEYGGTKVVLDDKDYFLFRDGDILGKYVD, via the coding sequence ATGGCTGGACAAGCGTTTAGAAAGTTTCTTCCGCTCTTCGACCGAGTGCCGGTTGAAAGGAGTGCTGCCGAAACCGTAACCAAAGGTGGCATTATGCTTCCAGAAAAGTCTCAAGGAAAAGTATTGCAAGCAACAGTAGTGGCTGTGGGATCAGGCGCGAAAGGAAAGGGTGGAGAGATTCAACCAGTCAGTGTGAAAGTTGGAGACAAAGTTCTTCTTCCAGAATATGGAGGCACCAAAGTAGTTCTAGATGACAAGGATTATTTCTTATTTAGAGATGGTGACATTCTTGGAAAGTACGTGGACTGA